A stretch of Natronococcus sp. CG52 DNA encodes these proteins:
- a CDS encoding aminotransferase class I/II-fold pyridoxal phosphate-dependent enzyme, with the protein MQIDTFGLERWFAEYEHEADVMLAESGVRSLSTDRFDTDPGELGYVIPTNGDPDFRAELADRYDREADEVLCTCGTQEANFLAFLSTLQERNAHAVVVTPTYQALHAVPKSVGEVTTVSLEPPNWELSVDAVADAIRPETELIVCNNPNNPTGRYHPLEKVEALYDLAEDNGAYLLCDEVYRLLAEDPLPPVASLGPHGLSTASLSKAYGLAGLRFGWLVGDADLLETAWNWKDYTTISPSIFGQHVAKQALGEREEEILAENRALVADHRDRVQEFLEKHGLGWYDPVGVNGFVTVPDGFETGKEFCRAVLEEGVVLAPGEFFGHPDRFRIGFGLPAEELEEGLTRIERALEGSR; encoded by the coding sequence ATGCAGATCGATACCTTCGGCCTCGAGCGCTGGTTCGCCGAGTACGAACACGAGGCGGACGTCATGCTCGCCGAGAGCGGCGTCCGAAGCCTCTCGACGGACCGCTTCGACACAGATCCCGGCGAACTCGGCTACGTGATCCCGACGAACGGCGATCCGGACTTCCGTGCGGAACTCGCCGACCGCTACGACCGCGAGGCCGACGAGGTGCTGTGCACCTGCGGGACCCAGGAGGCGAACTTCCTGGCGTTCCTCTCGACGCTCCAGGAACGGAACGCGCACGCGGTCGTCGTCACCCCGACCTACCAGGCGCTCCACGCCGTGCCGAAGTCCGTCGGTGAGGTCACGACGGTTTCGCTCGAGCCGCCGAACTGGGAGCTCTCGGTCGACGCCGTCGCCGACGCGATCCGGCCCGAGACGGAACTGATCGTGTGCAACAACCCGAACAACCCGACCGGACGGTACCACCCGCTCGAGAAAGTCGAGGCCCTGTACGACCTGGCCGAGGACAACGGTGCCTACCTGCTCTGTGACGAGGTGTACCGCCTGCTGGCCGAGGATCCCCTCCCGCCGGTTGCGAGCCTGGGACCGCACGGGCTCTCGACGGCGAGTCTGTCGAAAGCCTACGGGCTCGCGGGCCTGCGTTTCGGCTGGCTCGTCGGGGACGCCGACCTGCTCGAGACGGCCTGGAACTGGAAGGATTACACGACCATCTCGCCCTCCATCTTCGGCCAGCACGTCGCGAAGCAGGCTCTCGGCGAGCGGGAGGAGGAGATCCTCGCGGAGAACCGCGCGCTCGTCGCCGACCACCGCGATCGAGTGCAAGAGTTCCTCGAGAAACACGGCCTCGGGTGGTACGACCCCGTCGGCGTCAACGGCTTCGTGACGGTTCCCGACGGCTTCGAGACCGGTAAGGAGTTCTGCCGCGCGGTCCTCGAGGAGGGCGTCGTCCTCGCGCCCGGCGAGTTCTTCGGCCACCCGGACCGGTTCCGGATCGGGTTCGGGCTCCCGGCGGAAGAACTCGAGGAAGGGCTGACCCGGATCGAACGCGCGCTCGAGGGTAGTCGTTAG
- a CDS encoding translation initiation factor IF-5A: protein MAKQQQEVRDLQEGSYVLIEETACEIDSYSTAKPGKHGSAKARIEARGVFDDKKRSLSQPVDAKIWVPIIERKQGQIVSVDGNDMQVMDLETYETITMRVPEDQDVSPDENIEFLEMEDQRKIV, encoded by the coding sequence ATGGCGAAACAGCAGCAAGAAGTTCGTGACCTCCAGGAAGGAAGCTACGTACTCATCGAAGAAACGGCGTGCGAGATCGACTCCTACTCGACGGCGAAGCCGGGCAAACACGGCAGCGCCAAGGCACGGATCGAGGCCCGCGGCGTCTTCGACGACAAGAAGCGGTCGCTCTCGCAGCCGGTCGACGCGAAGATCTGGGTCCCGATCATCGAGCGCAAGCAGGGACAGATCGTCTCCGTCGACGGAAACGACATGCAGGTCATGGACCTCGAAACGTACGAGACGATTACGATGCGCGTTCCCGAGGATCAGGACGTCTCGCCCGACGAGAACATCGAGTTCCTCGAGATGGAAGACCAGCGAAAGATCGTCTAA
- a CDS encoding outer membrane protein assembly factor BamB family protein, protein MLTRRAVLATGGSALLAGCSAFETMSETTGSWPQQGYDSARTGHPADLEGPDASLTTGWTAEYPRYGGTPTSPVLADGSVYIAYTDGPPPIGDGERTVSVAAFDPETGDRQWTTAVMTSREDSGTEYHADSLAVAGDTILVQTANGIHAVGTDGDRRWRFDNVGDGHLSIRAVSPSFDDDAVYVGHYRQSRDEYESVFYAVDREDGSERWRHEFSEWESRSVYSSAVVDGVVYLAAYDDGVKALDADDGSERWRSSIPVNSTPTVVDGTVFVGTDRDDESGVVALEADTGEVRWSRGDAGQSWAPRHLAATPDAIYYPEHDRLVAREIETGAPLWEDDAGRPEAEGEFIGGGTPAVVGDRIYAGGSGVYVLDRESGEVLERYELNAGTVRNSVAVADGWLYANTNGRTLYGLTDCETEVFGRCLR, encoded by the coding sequence ATGCTCACCAGACGCGCTGTGCTCGCGACCGGCGGAAGCGCACTGCTCGCCGGCTGTAGCGCGTTCGAGACGATGTCCGAGACGACAGGGTCGTGGCCACAGCAGGGATACGACAGCGCTCGGACCGGCCATCCGGCGGATCTTGAGGGACCCGATGCGTCCCTGACGACCGGCTGGACCGCCGAGTACCCTCGTTACGGCGGCACCCCGACGTCACCCGTTCTCGCCGATGGATCGGTCTACATCGCCTACACGGACGGTCCACCGCCGATCGGAGACGGCGAACGGACCGTTTCCGTCGCCGCGTTCGATCCCGAGACGGGGGATCGACAGTGGACGACGGCAGTGATGACGAGTCGGGAGGACAGCGGAACGGAGTACCACGCCGACTCGCTCGCCGTCGCCGGCGACACGATACTGGTACAGACTGCGAACGGCATCCACGCGGTCGGAACCGACGGCGACCGGCGGTGGCGATTCGACAACGTCGGCGACGGTCATCTCAGTATCAGAGCCGTTAGTCCGAGTTTCGACGACGACGCCGTCTACGTGGGTCACTACCGACAATCGCGGGACGAGTACGAGTCGGTGTTCTACGCGGTCGACCGCGAAGATGGATCCGAGCGCTGGCGCCACGAGTTCTCGGAGTGGGAGAGTCGCAGCGTCTACTCCTCGGCCGTCGTCGACGGCGTCGTCTACCTCGCGGCGTACGACGACGGCGTCAAGGCGCTCGACGCGGACGACGGATCCGAGCGCTGGCGCTCGTCGATTCCCGTCAACAGCACGCCGACCGTCGTGGACGGGACCGTCTTCGTCGGCACGGACCGGGACGACGAAAGCGGCGTCGTCGCACTCGAGGCCGACACCGGCGAGGTTCGCTGGTCCCGCGGGGACGCCGGACAGTCGTGGGCGCCGCGCCACCTCGCGGCGACCCCCGACGCCATCTACTACCCCGAACACGACCGCCTCGTCGCTCGAGAGATCGAGACGGGAGCCCCGCTCTGGGAGGACGACGCCGGCCGTCCCGAGGCGGAAGGAGAATTCATCGGCGGCGGCACGCCAGCAGTCGTCGGTGATCGCATCTACGCCGGCGGGTCGGGCGTCTACGTGCTCGATCGGGAGAGCGGCGAGGTCCTCGAGCGGTACGAACTGAACGCCGGAACGGTCCGGAACTCGGTCGCGGTAGCCGACGGCTGGCTGTACGCGAACACGAACGGGCGCACGCTGTACGGGCTCACCGACTGCGAAACGGAAGTGTTCGGCCGCTGTCTTCGGTAA
- a CDS encoding serine hydrolase domain-containing protein: MSPVTEADRERIAALFDRHLEVGLHHGAQLAVFADGESAIDLAGGTTGPDGGETTPTTRHLLFSCTKPYAAVALHALADDGKIAYDDRVVDHWPGFADDGSTKAEITVRQVLSHTAGLPRGEIDDRPDLWTDWATVVEHLEEMEPVFPPGERPAYHALTFGWLVGELVRRVSGARVDEVAAERVFDPLGMTDTGIGLREHEPDDVATLVAFDEFDRCRDPGEGLGDHTVVAAPFNTEAIHRAVIPAANGIGTARDMARFYACLANGGELEGSRILSESTVDEMTTVQAETESDGTLSREARFALGFWKGGTTVAPYGSLSPERVFGHAGLGSSVGWADPEENVAFSYVTNGVRDGSYEHVARVNALADAVRLALQ, translated from the coding sequence ATGTCACCTGTCACCGAAGCGGATCGCGAGCGGATCGCCGCCCTCTTCGACCGACACCTCGAGGTCGGACTCCACCACGGCGCCCAGCTGGCCGTCTTCGCGGACGGCGAGTCCGCGATCGACCTCGCGGGCGGGACGACAGGCCCCGACGGCGGGGAGACGACGCCGACGACGCGCCATCTCCTGTTTTCCTGTACGAAACCGTACGCCGCGGTCGCGCTGCACGCGCTCGCGGACGACGGAAAGATCGCCTACGACGACCGGGTGGTCGATCACTGGCCCGGGTTCGCCGACGACGGGTCGACGAAGGCCGAGATCACCGTCAGGCAGGTGCTCAGCCACACGGCCGGCCTCCCGCGGGGGGAGATCGACGACCGACCCGACCTCTGGACCGACTGGGCCACCGTCGTCGAACACCTCGAGGAGATGGAGCCGGTCTTCCCGCCGGGCGAACGGCCGGCCTACCACGCGCTCACGTTCGGCTGGCTCGTCGGCGAACTCGTCCGCCGGGTGTCCGGGGCGCGGGTCGACGAGGTCGCCGCCGAGCGCGTCTTCGACCCGCTCGGGATGACCGATACCGGAATCGGACTCCGCGAGCACGAACCGGACGACGTCGCCACGCTCGTCGCCTTCGACGAGTTCGACCGCTGTCGCGACCCCGGCGAGGGGTTGGGCGACCACACCGTCGTCGCGGCGCCGTTCAACACCGAGGCGATCCACCGGGCCGTCATTCCCGCCGCGAACGGGATCGGTACCGCTCGAGACATGGCGCGCTTCTACGCCTGTCTGGCGAACGGCGGCGAGCTCGAGGGCAGCCGAATCCTCTCGGAGTCGACTGTCGACGAGATGACGACGGTCCAGGCGGAGACCGAATCCGACGGCACGCTCTCGCGGGAGGCGCGGTTCGCGCTCGGGTTCTGGAAGGGCGGGACGACGGTCGCTCCGTACGGCTCTCTCAGCCCCGAACGAGTCTTCGGTCACGCTGGGCTGGGAAGCAGCGTCGGCTGGGCGGATCCCGAGGAAAACGTCGCGTTCTCCTACGTCACCAACGGCGTTCGCGACGGCTCCTACGAGCACGTCGCCCGGGTGAACGCGCTCGCGGACGCGGTTCGGCTGGCGCTGCAGTAG
- a CDS encoding outer membrane protein assembly factor BamB family protein encodes MPSRRAVLAACGSAALAGCSTLRDDPTITVSWPQRGYDRARTGSVDDAFTGPEPPLADGWTRSLPDGRGSETSPILADGTLYVGDTNGPLPGTAGERTVTIDALDPGTGERRWSATATTTRESHGTYYHADSLAFARETELILLQTSNGLCAVGTDGAERWCFDNVGDGQLSYQPVAPAVDAETAYVGRYRRIATDDTEPAFYAVDLEDGSERWRHEFSAWDGRLVYSPAVADGVVYLAAYDEGVMALDASDGTELWRESVPVDSAPTVANGAVYVTTVHYDDEELGASALEADTGEVRWSVTDERQDAWAPRHLAVTDKEVYYPTFGRLVARDAETGAQLWEETDDQAPAGVGRIGSGAPAVVGDRIYAAGSDVFVLDRSDGSVLSRYETDRDTESSVALAGGWLYVNTGPTLYGLTTCETEVLDRCLRQG; translated from the coding sequence ATGCCCTCCAGACGCGCCGTCCTCGCGGCCTGCGGGAGCGCAGCGCTCGCCGGCTGTTCGACGCTCCGAGACGATCCGACGATAACCGTCTCGTGGCCCCAGCGGGGATACGATCGGGCTAGAACCGGATCCGTCGACGACGCGTTCACTGGCCCCGAACCGCCACTGGCCGACGGCTGGACGCGATCGCTCCCCGACGGCCGCGGGTCCGAAACGTCCCCGATTCTCGCGGACGGCACGCTCTACGTGGGAGATACGAACGGTCCCCTACCCGGGACGGCGGGAGAGCGAACCGTCACGATCGACGCCCTGGATCCGGGAACGGGCGAGCGCCGCTGGAGCGCGACCGCGACGACGACTCGAGAATCTCACGGGACGTACTACCACGCGGATTCGCTGGCGTTCGCCCGGGAGACGGAACTAATCCTGCTCCAGACTTCGAACGGCCTCTGCGCGGTCGGCACCGACGGCGCCGAGCGGTGGTGTTTCGACAACGTCGGCGACGGACAGCTCAGCTACCAGCCGGTCGCTCCGGCCGTCGACGCCGAAACAGCCTACGTCGGGCGGTATCGACGGATCGCGACGGACGATACCGAACCGGCGTTCTACGCCGTCGACCTCGAGGACGGGTCCGAGCGCTGGCGTCACGAGTTCTCGGCGTGGGACGGACGACTCGTTTACTCGCCCGCGGTCGCCGACGGCGTCGTCTACCTCGCGGCGTACGACGAAGGCGTCATGGCGCTCGACGCGAGCGACGGAACCGAACTGTGGCGCGAGTCGGTTCCCGTCGACAGTGCGCCGACAGTAGCGAACGGGGCCGTCTACGTGACGACCGTCCACTACGACGACGAGGAACTCGGCGCGAGCGCGCTCGAGGCCGATACCGGAGAAGTCCGCTGGTCGGTGACGGACGAGCGACAGGATGCGTGGGCGCCGCGTCACCTCGCAGTGACCGATAAGGAAGTCTACTACCCGACGTTCGGACGACTCGTCGCTCGGGATGCGGAAACGGGAGCACAGCTCTGGGAGGAGACCGACGACCAGGCCCCGGCGGGGGTGGGCCGGATCGGAAGCGGAGCCCCGGCCGTCGTCGGAGATCGGATCTACGCCGCCGGCTCCGACGTGTTCGTGCTCGACCGCTCCGACGGATCGGTTCTCAGCCGGTACGAGACCGATCGGGATACCGAGAGTTCCGTCGCCCTCGCGGGCGGCTGGCTCTACGTAAACACGGGCCCGACGCTGTACGGGTTGACCACCTGTGAAACCGAAGTGCTCGACCGCTGTCTCCGTCAGGGATAA
- a CDS encoding Hsp20/alpha crystallin family protein, giving the protein MSALRDALQDLSEDVFFDLLESEDAYLLVLDVPGVTADSTDVTVADGRIAIDARRQKDAEDEYRYIEENRPLLLDVDLPLPDDAVGDDAEASVERGVLELTLPKRSGNGETTIDVVDPDNTR; this is encoded by the coding sequence ATGTCAGCGCTCCGCGACGCGTTGCAGGATCTCTCCGAGGACGTCTTCTTCGATCTGCTCGAGAGCGAGGACGCGTATCTCCTCGTCCTCGACGTCCCGGGCGTCACGGCCGACTCGACCGACGTTACGGTCGCGGACGGACGCATCGCCATCGATGCACGCCGACAGAAGGACGCGGAGGACGAGTACCGATACATCGAGGAGAACAGACCGCTCCTCCTCGACGTCGATCTGCCGCTCCCCGACGACGCCGTCGGGGACGATGCGGAGGCGTCGGTCGAACGCGGCGTGCTCGAGTTGACGCTCCCCAAACGGTCGGGCAACGGTGAAACGACTATCGACGTCGTCGATCCGGACAACACGAGGTGA
- a CDS encoding molybdopterin biosynthesis protein: MDRKEFRDLVSPQEAREAIRSLSLEGGVDRVSLSEARGRVLVARLDAELDVPGFDRASLDGYALRARDTFGADEADPAELEVTGEVHAGEKPDVTLGEGEAVEISTGAVMPPGADAMVPVERTDMEGNDALIRTSVAPGDNVMFAGADVAAGERALGPGTRITPRDIGLLSALGIDEVPVRAKPQVGIVSTGDELVRPGEDLESERGEIYDVNSYTIAAGVEDAGGEAVLYPHAGDEQAEMERVLREAAEECDLVLSSGSTSASAVDVIYRVIEEQGELLLHGVGVKPGKPMLVGRLDGSAYIGLPGYPVSAMMVFRTFVAPAIREAAGLPETETATITGRMARQERYGEGRMRLMPVGVVTDGDGETLVYPVDKGSGATTSLAEADGVVEVDAETDYLEVDESVTVSLFSPDVRPPTLLGVGEDDPTLSRLLDGLENPRYLSVGSRPGLRRLREGVPDVAVVAGPIDRDVEAAELGGWEREWGLLARPGNPDRIEGLADLVDDELRFVNRTTDSGLRSSLGTAVASLADDRGVDRHEIVDSIAGFDLGLRAHESPARKVMAGEADAALGLRETADRLDLAFVPLGTQRVSVLANPDRREKPGVREFAAALEGISDAS, from the coding sequence ATGGACCGCAAGGAGTTTCGCGATCTCGTCTCCCCGCAGGAAGCGCGCGAGGCGATCCGCTCGCTGTCGCTCGAGGGCGGCGTCGACCGCGTCTCGCTGTCGGAGGCCCGCGGCCGAGTACTCGTCGCGCGACTGGACGCCGAACTCGACGTACCGGGGTTCGACCGGGCGAGCCTCGACGGCTACGCGCTTCGCGCGAGAGACACGTTCGGGGCCGACGAGGCGGACCCCGCCGAACTCGAGGTAACGGGCGAGGTTCACGCCGGGGAGAAGCCCGACGTAACCCTCGGCGAGGGCGAGGCCGTCGAGATTTCGACCGGCGCGGTGATGCCCCCAGGCGCGGACGCGATGGTTCCGGTCGAACGGACGGATATGGAAGGGAACGACGCGTTGATCCGGACCTCCGTCGCCCCCGGCGACAACGTCATGTTCGCCGGAGCCGACGTCGCCGCCGGCGAGCGGGCGCTCGGCCCGGGAACGCGGATCACGCCCCGGGATATCGGCCTCCTCTCGGCGCTCGGGATCGACGAGGTCCCGGTCCGAGCGAAGCCGCAGGTCGGAATCGTCTCGACCGGGGACGAACTCGTCCGCCCCGGCGAAGACCTCGAGAGCGAGCGCGGCGAGATCTACGACGTCAACAGCTACACGATCGCCGCGGGCGTCGAGGACGCCGGCGGCGAGGCCGTACTTTACCCCCACGCCGGCGACGAACAGGCGGAGATGGAGCGCGTGCTTCGGGAGGCGGCCGAGGAGTGCGATCTCGTGCTCTCCTCCGGGTCGACCAGCGCGAGCGCGGTCGACGTCATCTACCGCGTGATCGAAGAGCAGGGCGAACTGCTGCTCCACGGCGTCGGCGTCAAGCCGGGGAAGCCGATGCTCGTCGGACGGCTGGACGGCTCGGCGTACATCGGACTGCCGGGCTATCCCGTCTCCGCGATGATGGTCTTTCGGACGTTCGTCGCGCCGGCGATCCGCGAGGCGGCCGGGCTGCCGGAGACGGAAACCGCGACGATCACGGGCCGAATGGCCAGACAGGAGCGCTACGGCGAAGGCCGAATGCGACTTATGCCGGTGGGGGTCGTTACCGACGGAGACGGCGAGACCCTCGTCTACCCCGTCGACAAGGGCAGCGGCGCGACGACCAGTCTCGCCGAGGCCGACGGCGTCGTCGAGGTCGACGCCGAAACCGACTACCTCGAGGTCGACGAGTCCGTCACCGTCTCGCTGTTCTCGCCGGACGTCCGGCCGCCGACGCTGCTCGGCGTCGGCGAGGACGACCCGACGCTTTCCCGACTGCTCGACGGCCTCGAGAACCCGCGCTACCTCTCGGTCGGCTCCCGCCCCGGCCTGCGACGCCTCCGGGAGGGTGTCCCCGACGTCGCCGTCGTCGCCGGTCCGATCGATCGGGACGTCGAGGCGGCGGAACTCGGCGGCTGGGAGCGCGAGTGGGGGCTGCTCGCTCGTCCCGGCAACCCCGATCGGATCGAGGGACTCGCCGACCTGGTCGACGACGAGCTCCGATTCGTCAACCGGACGACCGACTCCGGACTGCGCTCGAGTCTCGGGACCGCGGTGGCCAGCCTTGCAGACGATCGCGGCGTCGACCGCCACGAGATCGTCGACTCGATCGCCGGGTTCGACCTCGGTCTGCGCGCCCACGAGAGTCCCGCACGAAAGGTTATGGCGGGCGAGGCCGACGCCGCGCTCGGTCTTCGAGAGACCGCCGACCGCCTCGACCTCGCGTTCGTCCCGCTCGGCACCCAGCGAGTGTCCGTCCTCGCGAACCCGGACCGCCGCGAGAAGCCCGGCGTCCGCGAGTTCGCGGCCGCACTCGAGGGGATTTCGGACGCGAGTTAG
- a CDS encoding molybdopterin molybdotransferase MoeA, giving the protein MEGADRERKEAGFKVRTPVDEARRTLEEAVLDGEASDPPTGTETVPLERADGRVLAAPVTAARNVPHYQRAAMDGYAVRAADTFGASDRSPEVLRIGDRDGSVGPGTAVRVHTGSALPDGADAVVMIEYVEELEDLGELEVGDAVAEGENVAPVGEDVEEGRRLYDAGHRLRPSDLGLLRSVGYTRLEVAQRSTVGVIPTGEELVEGDPGPGEVIETNGLTVSRMVDRWDGRSTYRDVVTDDAESLRVAIQRDLTKDVVVTTGGSSVGERDLLPEVIDELGEVIVHGVGLKPGHPVCLGVVEETPVLALPGYPVACIVNAVQFLRPTLRWLEGTTPEPHPTTQAVLERKIPSEPGTRTFARVQLEERDEADLERGEPAYRATPTRASGSGVLSSVALADGWVVVDDEREGIPEGETVAVQDWEPNA; this is encoded by the coding sequence ATGGAAGGAGCCGACCGCGAGCGCAAGGAGGCGGGGTTCAAGGTACGGACGCCCGTCGACGAGGCGCGCCGAACGCTCGAGGAGGCCGTCCTCGACGGCGAAGCGAGCGATCCACCGACGGGAACCGAGACGGTACCGCTCGAGCGAGCCGACGGACGGGTCCTCGCGGCACCCGTCACCGCCGCACGGAACGTCCCTCACTACCAGCGAGCGGCGATGGACGGCTACGCCGTCCGGGCGGCGGACACCTTCGGTGCGAGCGACCGCTCTCCCGAGGTGCTCCGAATCGGCGATCGGGACGGGTCGGTCGGACCCGGGACAGCAGTTCGGGTCCACACGGGGAGCGCTCTCCCCGACGGCGCCGACGCCGTCGTGATGATCGAATACGTCGAGGAACTCGAGGATCTCGGCGAACTCGAGGTCGGTGACGCGGTGGCGGAGGGCGAGAACGTCGCACCCGTCGGCGAGGACGTCGAGGAGGGACGGCGACTTTACGACGCGGGTCACCGCCTTCGCCCCTCGGACCTGGGTCTCCTGCGGTCGGTCGGCTACACCCGCCTCGAGGTCGCCCAGCGGTCGACCGTCGGCGTGATCCCGACCGGCGAGGAACTCGTCGAGGGCGATCCCGGCCCCGGCGAGGTCATCGAGACCAACGGCCTCACCGTCTCTCGGATGGTCGACCGCTGGGACGGGAGATCGACCTATCGCGACGTCGTCACCGACGACGCCGAGTCGCTGCGGGTCGCCATCCAGCGCGATCTCACGAAGGACGTCGTCGTCACGACCGGCGGCTCCTCCGTGGGTGAACGGGACCTGCTACCCGAAGTGATCGACGAGCTCGGCGAGGTGATCGTCCACGGCGTCGGTCTCAAACCCGGCCACCCGGTCTGTCTCGGCGTCGTCGAGGAGACGCCCGTCCTCGCGCTGCCGGGCTATCCCGTCGCCTGTATCGTCAACGCCGTCCAGTTCCTCCGGCCGACCCTGCGCTGGCTCGAGGGAACGACCCCCGAACCCCACCCGACGACGCAGGCCGTCCTCGAGCGAAAGATCCCGAGCGAGCCCGGCACGCGGACGTTCGCGCGGGTGCAACTCGAGGAACGCGACGAAGCTGATCTCGAGCGCGGCGAGCCGGCCTACCGCGCGACTCCGACGCGAGCGAGCGGGTCCGGAGTGCTCTCGAGCGTCGCCCTGGCCGACGGCTGGGTCGTCGTCGACGACGAACGCGAGGGAATTCCCGAAGGGGAAACGGTCGCGGTCCAGGACTGGGAGCCGAACGCGTAA
- a CDS encoding ABC1 kinase family protein, giving the protein MLAYARDRRRYLLFGRPRNVDPATRRHRAEVLLESLLTLGPTFIKLGQLLSTRPDVLPPEYIDELAALQDEVPPAPWPEARTVLEDELGPVKDHFDEFDTDAISGASLGQVYRARVDGNPVAVKIRRPNIEELVEADLRVVRWSLPILLYFVDESRSFSLENLADEFAKTIREEMDYVREATMLTEIRENFAGDDRFVIPSVIERHSGPRVLTMEYIPGTKINDVEALDRKGIDRSRVAENLQRSYLQMIVDDGVFHADPHPGNLAVTDDGAIIFYDFGMSGRVDEFVQGKIVEFYIAVANQDIDAILDALIEIGTLSPEADRSVMAEVMELAIQDARGQDIEQYRVQQIVGQIEDSIYEFPFRLPKNLALVLRVATVVEGVCVTLDEDFDFIATATDYLTEQGYREESVRKYLEETGQQVRRSGESLTRIAPKTERALDRLERDNLYVRIGVEDSEGVFDQLARRLVYGMLLTMSLFSTGVLYALETPEGSLVAAAFSAVVLVQLYRSFREPRSLQAKPQFTRQNLRQRRREE; this is encoded by the coding sequence TTGCTGGCCTACGCGCGCGACCGGCGGCGATACCTGCTGTTCGGTCGACCGCGAAACGTCGATCCGGCCACCCGGCGCCACCGCGCCGAGGTTCTGCTCGAGTCGCTGCTGACGCTCGGGCCGACGTTCATCAAGCTCGGCCAGCTGCTGTCGACGCGACCCGACGTCCTGCCGCCGGAGTACATCGACGAACTCGCCGCGCTGCAGGACGAGGTGCCGCCGGCCCCCTGGCCCGAGGCGAGGACGGTCCTCGAGGACGAACTCGGTCCGGTGAAGGACCACTTCGACGAGTTCGACACCGACGCGATCAGCGGCGCGAGCCTCGGACAGGTGTACCGCGCCCGGGTCGACGGGAATCCCGTCGCCGTGAAGATTCGCCGCCCGAACATCGAGGAACTGGTCGAGGCCGACCTGCGGGTCGTCCGGTGGTCGCTACCGATTCTGCTGTACTTCGTCGACGAGTCCCGGTCGTTCTCGCTCGAGAACCTCGCCGACGAGTTCGCGAAGACGATCCGCGAGGAGATGGACTACGTGCGCGAGGCGACCATGCTGACCGAAATTCGGGAGAACTTCGCGGGCGACGACCGGTTCGTGATCCCGTCCGTCATCGAGCGCCACTCGGGCCCTCGGGTGCTCACGATGGAGTACATTCCCGGGACGAAGATCAACGACGTCGAGGCCCTCGACCGCAAGGGGATCGACCGGAGTCGGGTCGCGGAGAACCTCCAGCGGTCGTACCTCCAGATGATCGTCGACGACGGGGTCTTCCACGCGGACCCCCACCCCGGAAACCTCGCGGTGACCGACGACGGCGCGATCATCTTCTACGACTTCGGCATGTCGGGCCGGGTCGACGAGTTCGTTCAGGGGAAGATCGTCGAGTTCTACATCGCGGTCGCCAACCAGGACATCGACGCGATCCTGGACGCGCTCATCGAGATCGGCACGCTGAGCCCCGAGGCAGACCGGTCGGTGATGGCCGAGGTGATGGAGCTGGCCATCCAGGACGCCCGCGGTCAGGACATCGAGCAGTACCGCGTTCAGCAGATCGTCGGCCAGATCGAGGATTCGATCTACGAGTTCCCGTTCCGACTGCCGAAGAACCTCGCGCTCGTGCTGCGGGTCGCGACCGTCGTCGAGGGCGTTTGCGTCACGCTGGACGAGGACTTCGACTTCATCGCGACCGCGACCGACTACCTGACCGAACAGGGCTACCGCGAGGAGTCCGTTCGGAAGTATCTCGAGGAGACGGGCCAGCAGGTCCGCCGCTCCGGAGAGTCGCTGACTCGGATCGCGCCGAAGACCGAACGCGCGCTCGACCGACTCGAGCGGGACAACCTCTACGTCCGCATCGGCGTCGAGGACTCGGAGGGCGTCTTCGACCAGCTCGCAAGGCGGCTGGTCTACGGCATGCTCCTGACGATGTCGCTGTTCTCCACGGGGGTGCTGTACGCGCTCGAGACACCGGAGGGATCCCTCGTCGCGGCGGCCTTCTCTGCGGTCGTCCTCGTTCAACTCTACCGCTCGTTCCGCGAGCCGCGCTCGCTCCAGGCGAAGCCGCAGTTCACGCGGCAAAATCTTCGGCAGCGCCGTCGCGAGGAGTAA